One Dictyostelium discoideum AX4 chromosome 3 chromosome, whole genome shotgun sequence genomic region harbors:
- the gxcS gene encoding RhoGEF domain-containing protein (pleckstrin homology (PH) domain-containing protein) has translation MDTTVGEDHDKRKTAPPGAVNNPTTTSSSSSSSSSSSSSSSSSSSSSSSSSSSSSSSSSQSPTTSTTKIPNRVSMIAKSSTASSSDSSLNNTATTTKPTQFGRSASMIVPKNQIEQQQQPQQQQQSQQQSSSPDVSTEKKIPPKVTPRSSLSINKVPTTTSTTSTSTSTTTTTTAPQPKSQSTLSINKANTSPPSSSSKLSASISANGGTTLTESNSLESINDTSSDGSELNKYLNDDDHQTNENNDEDEEDDDEIEEEEEMHDNFLKELGLGDRDTINALKEQERKEMELLAGGKAFRITRSFVGVQNNTRDRSASLFDRNIGGSSNLIGSGVGGTRVVSSMVTPSQQQQQQQQQQQQQQQQQQQGGGNRMITHSKPPVSNSTKPSPTINTTNNNTTTPTPTPTPTNQQPSSLSTSPTKSGIQSVQMKTQSGRVINNPRISVMIHQRAPPKKPLPPTPPVRKPPPSAAISENPAIIKATITIQRAYRRYKECLPLIKLKLLYRYRWNIVQEIYNTEKTYISTLKQLSTHFIEPLRKSSLISQEDVKFIFGGIDSISAINNTLMNDIESVLDKWTPYSVLGSCFTTMGVYLKAYTDYVKNFDFGLQRICQCGKDSKFTAFIKAAEEKTVPRSRLESLLITPVQRIPRYVLLLQDLLKHTEVSHPDFPHLTKALELVKNIAMSINDTKRQSDNSLKVVEVQNKLIGKCPNLVIADRRYVYEGYILVGDVSSKSKRVYVFLFNDILIFSKPTTNKIFNSKTKFKFLKCEDLFPSPMLTDIPNNPLWTNCFEIILQSVELKFFAETPESKVVWLSQLQKVFSDIGTQQIKNEKLVNYKKAEEKANDFKKFIDYQYTSLKLKGKTGRGATMSLNNMEDAIPSSPTPQPQTQPQSNNEVSENGNGLDVQNEQPQLIQQQSSPSLSNSASSTPSPQNQSPQLQSQTDPQLRQYPNLLRQTTFHKMSYQTRMEAIKDAEEQTNILKQEEQTKQELLKQEEQTKQDLLTKQTNEENKKTHKDQLNEIYKSGTGSGMVGTVGRSFFKPANNGGIAGGENVEPSNEQKYETLKGTKATTSAPSLNKIFSIVSSTSKEKEKEKEKEKEKEKEKERERKQTMQKSSLNLKALNSELSSLNNNNNNIIKK, from the exons atggataccACTGTTGGTGAAGACCATG ATAAAAGAAAGACAGCACCACCAGGGGCAGTAAATaatccaacaacaacatcatcatcatcatcatcatcatcatcatcatcatcatcatcatcatcatcatcatcatcatcatcatcgtcatcgtcatcgtcatcgtcatcatcatcacaatcaccaacaacatcaacaacaaaaataccAAATAGAGTATCAATGATTGCAAAATCCTCAACTGCATCATCATCTGATAgctctttaaataatacagcaacaacaacaaaaccaacTCAATTTGGAAGATCAGCATCAATGATAGTTCctaaaaatcaaattgagcagcaacaacaaccacaacaacaacaacaatcgcaacaacaatcatcatcaccagaTGTTTCAACAGAAAAGAAAATCCCACCAAAAGTAACACCAAGATcatctttatcaattaataaagtaCCAActacaacctcaacaacttcaacttcaacttcaacaacaacaacaacaacagcaccCCAACCAAAATCACAAtcaacattatcaattaataaagcaaatacatcaccaccatcatcatcatcaaaattaTCAGCATCAATTTCAGCAAATGGTGGTACAACACTTACAGAATCAAATAGTTTAGAGAGTATTAATGATACTTCTAGTGATGGATCAGAGttgaataaatatttaaatgatgatgatcatcaaaccaatgaaaataatgatgaagatgaagaagatgatgatgaaattgaggAAGAGGAAGAAATGCATGATAACTTTTTAAAGGAATTAGGTTTAGGTGACCGTGATACTATTAATGCATTAAAAGAacaagaaagaaaagaaatggAATTATTAGCAGGTGGTAAAGCATTTAGAATCACTAGAAGTTTTGTTGGTGTTCAAAATAATACTAGAGATAGATCAGCATCATTATTCGATCGTAATATTGGTGGTTCAAGTAATTTAATTGGtagtggtgttggtggtacTAGAGTTGTATCATCAATGGTAACACCAtcacagcaacaacaacaacaacaacaacaacaacaacaacaacaacaacaacaacaacaaggaGGAGGTAATAGAATGATAACTCATAGTAAACCACCAGTTTCAAATAGTACTAAACCTTCTCCAACTATTAatactactaataataacactacaacaccaacaccaacaccaacaccaacaaatcaacaaccatcatcattatcaacatcaccaactAAATCAGGAATTCAATCAGTACAAATGAAAACTCAAAGTGGTAGAGTTATAAATAATCCAAGAATATCAGTTATGATTCATCAACGTGCACCACCAAAaaaaccattaccaccaactCCACCAGTTAGAAAACCACCACCATCTGCAGCAATATCTGAAAATCCTGCAATTATAAAagcaacaataacaattCAAAGAGCATATAGACGTTATAAAGAATGtttaccattaattaaattaa aattattGTATAGATATAGATGGAATATTGTTCAAGAAATTTATAATACAGAAAAAACTTATATATCAACATTGAAACAATTATCAACACATTTTATAGAACCATTAAGAAAGAGTTCATTAATTAGTCAAGAAGatgttaaatttatatttggtGGTATTGATAGTATTAGTGCAATTAATAATACCCTAATGAATGATATTGAATCAGTATTGGATAAATGGACACCTTATTCAGTGTTGGGTAGTTGTTTTACAACGATGggtgtttatttaaaagcaTACACTGATTATGTTAAAAACTTTGATTTTGGACTTCAACGTATTTGTCAATGTGGAAAGGATTCAAAATTTACAGCATTCATTAAAGCGGCCGAAGAGAAAACTGTACCACGTTCAAGATtggaatcattattaatcaCACCAGTTCAACGTATTCCAAGATATGTACTCTTATTACAAGATCTCTTAAAACATACTGAAGTATCTCATCCTGATTTCCCTCATTTAACAAAAGCTTTAGAATTGGTTAAAAATATTGCAATGTCAATTAATGATACAAAGAGACAATCtgataattctttaaaagttgttgaagttcaaaataaattaattggaaAATGTCCT AATCTTGTTATTGCAGATAGAAGATATGTTTATGAAGGTTATATATTAGTTGGTGATGTTTCAAGTAAATCAAAAAGAGTCTacgtatttttatttaatgatattttaattttctcaaaaccaacaacaaacaaaatatttaatagtaaaactaaatttaaatttttaaaatgtgaAGATTTATTTCCAAGTCCAATGTTAACTGATATACCAAATAATC ctTTATGGACaaattgttttgaaattatattacaatcagttgaattaaaattttttgcaGAAACTCCAGAATCAAAAGTTGTATGGTTATCACAACTTCAAAAAGTTTTTAGTGATATTGGTActcaacaaattaaaaatgaaa aattagtaaattataaaaaagcaGAAGAAAAagcaaatgattttaaaaagtttatagATTATCAATATACatcattgaaattaaaaggtAAAACTGGAAGAGGTGCAACAAtgtcattaaataatatggAAGATGCCAttccatcatcaccaacaccACAACCTCAAACACAACCACAAAGTAATAATGAAGTTAGTGAGAATGGTAATGGATTAGATGTTCAAAATGAACAACCACAattaatacaacaacaatcatcaccatcattatcaaattcagCATCATCAACTCCATCACCACAAAATCAATCACCACAATTACAATCTCAAACTGATCCACAATTAAGACAATATCCAAATTTAT tGAGACAAACAACATTCCATAAAATGTCTTATCAAACTAGAATGGAAGCAATTAAAGATGCAGAAGAACAAActaatatattaaaacaaGAAGAACAAACCAAACAAGAATTATTGAAACAAGAAGAACAAACCAAACAAGATTTATTAACAAAACAAACCAATGAAGAGAATAAGAAAACTCATAAGgatcaattaaatgaaatttataaatctgGTACTGGTAGTGGTATGGTAGGAACTGTTGGAAGATCATTCTTTAAACCAGCCAATAATGGCGGTATTGCTGGTGGTGAAAATGTTGAACCTTCAAACGAACAAAAATATGAAACCTTGAAAGGAACTAAAGCAACCACTAGCGCAccttcattaaataaaatattttcaatagtatcatcaacttcaaaagaaaaagaaaaagaaaaggaaaaagaaaaggagaaagaaaaagaaaaagagagagAAAGAAAACAAACAATGCAAAAATCTtctctaaatttaaaagctTTAAATTCTGAATTatcttctttaaataataataataataatattattaaaaaataa